Proteins from a genomic interval of Sphingobacterium lactis:
- the pstB gene encoding phosphate ABC transporter ATP-binding protein PstB, with product MKTKLSTENLNISFGTKHVLKDINVQFAENEITALIGPSGCGKSTLLRSFNRMHDLSPDAKITGNLRLEELDLYSRTVPVTEIRKRIGMVFQKANPFPKSIYDNIAYGLKINNLPHDKSVIEKALREAFLWEEVKGDLKMPATRLSGGQQQRLCIARAVALRPEVILMDEPCSALDPVSTLKIEELISHLKEKYTIVIVTHNMQQAQRIADKTVFMYLGEVKEEGPTRQIFSNPVNEMTANYIQGQFG from the coding sequence ATGAAAACTAAGCTATCTACAGAAAATCTAAATATTAGTTTCGGGACAAAGCATGTCCTGAAAGATATCAATGTGCAGTTCGCAGAGAATGAGATCACCGCTTTGATCGGTCCATCAGGTTGCGGTAAGAGTACCTTATTGCGTTCCTTCAACCGCATGCACGACCTTTCTCCTGATGCGAAGATCACTGGAAACTTGCGTTTGGAAGAATTGGACCTCTATTCCCGTACCGTTCCCGTAACGGAAATCAGGAAGCGTATCGGTATGGTATTCCAGAAAGCCAACCCTTTTCCAAAGAGTATCTACGATAATATCGCGTACGGCTTGAAAATCAACAACCTGCCGCACGATAAATCCGTTATTGAGAAGGCCCTGCGTGAAGCTTTCCTTTGGGAAGAGGTGAAAGGGGATCTGAAGATGCCGGCAACACGGTTATCCGGTGGTCAGCAGCAACGCTTATGTATTGCGAGAGCCGTGGCCCTGCGCCCTGAGGTTATCTTAATGGATGAACCTTGTTCCGCTCTGGACCCTGTAAGTACTTTGAAGATCGAGGAATTGATTTCCCACCTGAAAGAGAAGTATACCATTGTCATCGTAACACACAACATGCAGCAAGCGCAGCGTATTGCCGATAAAACGGTATTTATGTATTTGGGAGAAGTGAAAGAGGAAGGACCAACACGCCAGATTTTCTCCAACCCGGTAAATGAGATGACTGCAAACTATATCCAAGGTCAGTTCGGATAA
- the pstA gene encoding phosphate ABC transporter permease PstA, whose protein sequence is MLRRTNKLSSVVEWGTLLISTLLVCFFLVVVIWEIVSKGAGQLSWEFVTKVPTDGMTKGGIITPIIGTVLLTLITALFAIPFGVACAIYLQEYAEDNWLTRTIRASIRNLSGVPSIIYGLFGLALFVQALQFGTSLIAAGLTLGLLSLPYIITTTEEALMRIPNSTREAALAVGATKFETIKDVVIPSAMSGILTGVVLTLSRAAGETAPILFTGAAFYINGTSGYINQEFMALPYHLYMLSTQHQSIDEVRPIAYGTALVLIIVVFLLNLTAFYIRYKYRKNEN, encoded by the coding sequence ATGCTGCGTAGAACCAATAAATTATCCAGTGTAGTAGAATGGGGTACTTTATTGATCAGTACCTTGTTGGTTTGTTTCTTCTTGGTCGTTGTGATCTGGGAAATTGTTTCCAAGGGTGCCGGCCAATTGTCGTGGGAATTTGTCACGAAAGTCCCTACGGACGGCATGACCAAAGGGGGGATTATCACACCCATTATCGGGACCGTATTGCTGACCTTGATCACCGCCCTGTTCGCCATCCCTTTTGGCGTGGCCTGTGCCATCTACCTGCAAGAATATGCAGAGGACAACTGGTTGACCAGAACCATCCGGGCATCCATCCGGAATCTATCCGGTGTTCCTTCCATCATCTATGGTCTATTTGGATTGGCCCTATTTGTACAGGCCCTGCAGTTCGGGACCTCCCTGATCGCTGCCGGCCTTACCTTAGGCCTCCTGTCCTTGCCCTATATCATCACCACGACGGAAGAAGCCCTGATGCGGATACCCAACAGTACCCGCGAAGCTGCCCTAGCGGTAGGTGCAACAAAATTCGAAACCATTAAAGATGTCGTGATCCCTTCGGCCATGTCGGGCATATTGACCGGGGTCGTCCTGACGCTTTCCCGCGCTGCCGGTGAAACCGCACCGATCCTGTTTACGGGCGCTGCATTCTATATCAACGGTACCAGCGGCTACATCAATCAGGAATTCATGGCGCTGCCATACCACCTATATATGCTCTCTACCCAGCACCAATCGATCGATGAAGTTCGCCCGATTGCATATGGTACGGCATTGGTATTAATCATTGTGGTTTTTCTATTGAATCTGACCGCATTTTATATTCGTTATAAGTACAGAAAGAATGAAAACTAA
- the pstC gene encoding phosphate ABC transporter permease subunit PstC, with protein MKYRARLSLDVFFKYVFKATGFLVLALLGGILAMLVYNSFSFFMDVRPLDFITGMEWNPTAKNPQYGMLPLILSTTIVTFGAMVIAIPLGIGTAAFIAEYASPRLKNILKPTIEMLAAIPSVVIGFLGIVVVSPGIASIADLSNGLNALNGAILLAVMALPTIITVAEDAIHAVPKTYKEASYGVGATKWQTLRKVIIPAAAPGIIAAVMLGVGRAIGETMTVLMATGNAAIMPSSMFDSVKTMTATIAIEMGEVPYQTTHYFALYAIATVLFIMTLAANMLGEYFINRFRKYHAA; from the coding sequence ATGAAATATAGAGCACGCTTATCCTTGGACGTATTCTTCAAGTACGTTTTCAAGGCGACAGGGTTCCTGGTACTTGCCCTATTGGGTGGTATCCTAGCCATGTTAGTTTACAATTCCTTTTCATTCTTCATGGATGTAAGACCTTTGGATTTCATTACCGGTATGGAATGGAACCCAACGGCAAAGAATCCACAATATGGAATGTTGCCATTGATTTTAAGTACCACCATTGTGACCTTCGGTGCTATGGTGATCGCGATCCCGCTAGGGATTGGAACAGCCGCATTCATTGCTGAATATGCTAGCCCACGGTTAAAGAATATATTGAAGCCTACCATTGAGATGCTGGCGGCTATCCCTTCCGTAGTTATCGGATTCTTGGGAATCGTAGTCGTTAGTCCGGGTATTGCGAGTATCGCAGACCTATCCAATGGCTTGAATGCCCTGAACGGGGCAATCTTGTTGGCTGTTATGGCGCTTCCGACCATCATCACCGTTGCGGAGGACGCCATCCATGCGGTGCCGAAAACCTATAAGGAAGCCAGTTATGGCGTGGGAGCCACCAAATGGCAGACCCTCCGGAAGGTGATCATACCTGCGGCCGCTCCGGGTATTATTGCTGCAGTGATGTTGGGGGTCGGACGGGCGATCGGAGAAACGATGACCGTATTGATGGCCACAGGTAATGCCGCCATCATGCCGAGCAGCATGTTCGATTCTGTAAAGACCATGACAGCGACCATCGCCATCGAAATGGGTGAGGTACCTTATCAAACGACACATTACTTTGCCCTGTACGCCATCGCGACAGTGCTGTTTATCATGACCCTGGCAGCGAATATGTTGGGTGAATATTTTATTAACCGATTTAGAAAATATCATGCTGCGTAG
- a CDS encoding PstS family phosphate ABC transporter substrate-binding protein — MRIRLNQIIPCAGLLGVFFLASCSSGASSIKMKGSDTEVNLAVNLAENFTKVDPTFSIAISGGGSGLGITSLMNGQADIANSSRPLSDEEVKQFKDKDIEIKTVVFAEDATAFIVHKDLPLEEIDVETLGKILSGEIRDWESITGKAMPINIYGRQSSSGTHSFVKKKLKIEFSNTAKEMTGNAQIIEGVKADKTGVGYVGAGYVAHDPSASQNVKILRIAPKKGEVAISPMDQSAINAGTYFFQRPLYQFILAESWEKVRKFINYERSPAGRQQIEDHGYYILENQTNEI, encoded by the coding sequence ATGAGAATACGACTTAATCAAATCATTCCTTGCGCGGGTTTGCTCGGGGTTTTCTTCCTCGCTTCCTGCAGCAGTGGGGCCAGCTCCATTAAGATGAAGGGTTCGGATACGGAGGTAAATTTAGCCGTAAATTTAGCTGAGAATTTTACGAAAGTTGATCCAACCTTCAGCATTGCTATTTCTGGTGGTGGATCCGGTTTAGGGATCACTTCCCTCATGAATGGACAAGCAGATATCGCCAATTCTTCCAGACCGCTTTCGGATGAGGAAGTAAAACAGTTCAAGGATAAGGATATAGAAATCAAGACTGTTGTATTCGCTGAGGATGCGACCGCATTTATCGTGCACAAAGATCTGCCCTTGGAGGAGATCGACGTGGAGACGCTCGGTAAAATTCTTTCCGGTGAAATTCGCGATTGGGAATCCATTACAGGTAAAGCTATGCCCATCAACATCTACGGAAGACAGAGCAGTTCCGGTACCCATTCCTTCGTCAAGAAAAAGCTAAAGATCGAGTTCTCCAATACCGCAAAAGAAATGACCGGAAATGCACAGATTATCGAAGGTGTCAAAGCCGATAAAACGGGCGTCGGTTATGTCGGTGCAGGGTATGTGGCGCACGATCCATCAGCTTCCCAGAACGTGAAAATCTTGAGAATAGCGCCGAAAAAAGGGGAGGTAGCCATCTCTCCAATGGACCAATCGGCAATCAATGCAGGTACCTATTTTTTTCAAAGACCATTGTATCAATTTATCCTAGCTGAGTCCTGGGAAAAGGTGCGCAAGTTTATCAACTATGAGCGAAGCCCTGCCGGTAGACAGCAGATTGAGGATCATGGATATTACATCTTAGAAAACCAAACAAATGAAATATAG
- a CDS encoding DUF3667 domain-containing protein, which produces MSHGKLREDKTCLNCGHTVNEHFCPHCGQENTEPRQPFHYLFTHFFEDFTHYDGQFWKTMRYLLFSPGKLTKIYLSGKRQGYVPPVKLYIFISFVTFFLASFMSVNTGGDSSHGEHAVVDRNEKTINLQDSILNRALKDPDLTAEDSAFLIKTIGNKKGKQLADGLLGMTEDEGARAGTIYGTRNIAEYDSLVRAENSFIGKILRPYANKFFELKGHGKTTQEIAKGFITVFMHTFPKALFFYLPVFAFILWLFHNKKKWWYYEHGVFTLHYFSFLLIVAIFFILMNFLESSLSGQVWFNHLSTWIYTIALIYSAIYFFIAHHRFYATRKRSSLFIGLLVFLFNTFAFGITLLLLTGISILLIH; this is translated from the coding sequence ATGAGCCACGGGAAATTACGTGAGGACAAGACTTGCCTCAATTGCGGTCACACTGTCAACGAGCATTTCTGTCCGCATTGCGGTCAGGAGAATACAGAGCCGAGACAACCCTTCCATTACCTTTTCACCCATTTTTTTGAAGATTTTACCCATTACGATGGTCAGTTTTGGAAGACGATGCGCTATCTGCTATTCTCTCCGGGCAAATTGACCAAGATTTACCTATCTGGAAAGCGACAGGGATATGTCCCTCCTGTCAAACTGTATATCTTTATTTCCTTTGTTACGTTCTTTCTGGCGTCCTTTATGTCGGTCAATACCGGCGGTGACAGCAGCCATGGCGAGCACGCTGTTGTGGATAGGAATGAAAAAACAATCAACCTGCAGGATTCTATCCTGAACCGCGCTTTAAAGGACCCGGATCTGACAGCTGAAGATTCAGCCTTTCTCATCAAAACCATAGGCAATAAAAAGGGAAAGCAGCTAGCAGATGGTCTGCTCGGCATGACCGAAGACGAGGGGGCGCGTGCGGGAACTATCTATGGCACACGCAATATCGCCGAATATGACTCCCTGGTGCGTGCTGAAAATTCCTTTATCGGAAAGATCCTCAGGCCCTATGCGAATAAATTCTTTGAATTGAAAGGACATGGAAAAACCACACAAGAAATTGCAAAAGGTTTTATTACTGTATTTATGCATACCTTCCCGAAGGCCTTATTCTTTTACCTGCCCGTTTTCGCCTTTATCCTTTGGCTGTTCCATAACAAAAAGAAATGGTGGTACTATGAGCATGGTGTATTTACACTGCACTACTTTTCCTTCCTATTGATTGTTGCCATTTTCTTTATTTTGATGAACTTCCTGGAATCCTCGCTATCGGGCCAGGTCTGGTTCAATCACCTCAGTACGTGGATCTATACCATTGCATTGATCTATTCGGCAATCTACTTCTTTATTGCACACCATAGGTTCTATGCTACAAGAAAAAGAAGCAGCCTATTTATCGGCCTCTTGGTGTTTCTGTTCAATACGTTTGCTTTCGGCATTACCCTACTCCTATTGACGGGAATTAGCATCCTGTTGATTCACTAA
- a CDS encoding RagB/SusD family nutrient uptake outer membrane protein, with amino-acid sequence MKFITYSILGLAALAMTSCSKDFLDRQPFDKLTPNTFFATETDLQLYSNSFYQQFIPSALAIVQADEMGEYTSKNNSPTFIAGNFSPVDQGVWSWTKLRNINYFLSKYDNPAIPEEARKHYSGVARFFRAMFYFDMVQTYGDVPWYGKPLAPDDKEGLYKGRDKRAVVMDSVLADLNYAVANIRNKKDNSSSMITKWVALGLKSRVCLFEGTYRKYHTQLGLQSSSEKWLTESMNASKELMDAKQYSLYSTGSPNSDYRTLFTSENPVNTEVMWANVYNNALKRWHEVTWKFNSATFGARWGLNKQFVNTYLNKDGSRFTDKPGYDEILFVDEMKDRDPRLSQTIRGLGYKRSDGSAAPANFGYTFTGYHLLKFSLDDKRLDGITESYNSVTMMRYAEILLNYAEATAELGKMDAGIWDQTIGALRKRAGVNAAVPATLDTYLQQVYFPEVSDKFLMEVRRERGIELVYEGLRYQDLMRWRKGKLLEMPWKGIYVPAMDREMDLDGNGTPDVSFVTKTPASPKAGVVYYVVDGKAAKLSEGTKGHIIWRADENRKFEDKKYLRPIANEDLVLNELLGQNPGW; translated from the coding sequence ATGAAATTCATAACATATAGTATATTGGGTCTGGCAGCCCTGGCAATGACGTCCTGCAGCAAGGACTTCCTGGACCGCCAACCTTTCGATAAATTAACGCCGAATACATTTTTTGCAACCGAGACGGACCTGCAACTCTATTCGAATTCTTTCTACCAACAATTTATACCGTCTGCTCTTGCCATTGTGCAGGCCGATGAAATGGGGGAGTATACCTCCAAGAACAATTCGCCGACCTTTATCGCGGGAAACTTTTCACCTGTCGATCAGGGTGTGTGGTCCTGGACAAAATTGAGGAATATAAACTATTTCCTCAGTAAATACGATAATCCGGCTATTCCAGAGGAAGCGCGGAAACACTATTCGGGTGTGGCGCGGTTCTTCAGGGCCATGTTCTACTTCGATATGGTGCAGACCTATGGGGATGTACCTTGGTATGGGAAGCCATTGGCACCGGATGACAAAGAAGGATTGTACAAGGGACGTGATAAACGCGCCGTGGTGATGGATTCGGTGTTGGCGGATTTGAATTATGCGGTCGCCAATATCCGGAACAAAAAGGATAATTCATCATCCATGATCACCAAATGGGTGGCCTTGGGCTTGAAATCCAGAGTGTGCCTCTTCGAAGGAACCTATCGAAAATACCATACGCAATTGGGTCTGCAGAGCTCCTCCGAAAAATGGCTGACGGAATCCATGAATGCTTCCAAGGAGCTTATGGATGCCAAACAGTATAGTCTATATAGCACAGGTTCACCGAATTCCGATTACCGCACGCTATTTACCAGCGAAAACCCAGTGAATACGGAGGTGATGTGGGCAAACGTATACAACAATGCCCTGAAGCGTTGGCATGAAGTAACCTGGAAATTCAATTCTGCCACTTTCGGTGCACGATGGGGATTGAATAAGCAATTCGTGAATACCTATCTGAACAAGGATGGCAGCCGTTTTACCGATAAGCCAGGATATGATGAAATTCTTTTCGTAGACGAGATGAAAGACAGAGATCCGCGCCTGAGCCAGACCATCCGTGGATTGGGTTACAAGCGGTCCGATGGTTCGGCGGCTCCCGCCAACTTTGGCTATACCTTCACCGGATATCACCTGTTGAAATTCAGCTTGGATGACAAGCGCTTAGATGGTATTACCGAGAGCTACAACTCCGTAACGATGATGCGTTATGCGGAGATCCTCTTGAATTATGCTGAAGCGACAGCGGAATTGGGGAAAATGGATGCCGGTATTTGGGATCAGACCATTGGCGCATTGCGGAAACGTGCTGGCGTAAATGCCGCAGTTCCTGCAACATTGGACACGTATCTGCAACAGGTTTACTTCCCGGAAGTTTCGGATAAATTCCTGATGGAAGTACGTAGGGAGCGAGGCATTGAGTTGGTGTACGAAGGGCTGCGTTATCAGGATCTGATGCGATGGAGAAAAGGTAAGCTCTTGGAGATGCCATGGAAAGGTATCTATGTGCCGGCGATGGATCGCGAGATGGATCTGGATGGCAATGGTACCCCAGATGTATCTTTTGTCACCAAGACGCCTGCAAGCCCAAAAGCCGGAGTTGTGTATTACGTGGTAGATGGAAAAGCGGCTAAACTCTCCGAAGGAACAAAAGGCCACATTATCTGGCGTGCGGATGAAAACAGAAAATTTGAGGATAAAAAATACCTTAGACCTATAGCAAATGAAGATTTGGTGCTGAACGAACTTCTGGGCCAGAACCCAGGTTGGTAA
- a CDS encoding SusC/RagA family TonB-linked outer membrane protein — protein MKTYLPIFLLAGTLLSLPMDTHASNLRIELMHAAEMQQTISGKVVDGSGNPIESATVTIQGSNRATATDKNGQFTLESSKSDITLVVSYVGFTTKTHKVEGDPNAIVIQLDNKNDLDEVVVVGYGTQKKANLTGAVSQISSEALENRPASSLSRMLQGQLPNLNLVMADGSPTRSATFNVRGTTSIGAGGSALVLIDGVEGNPDMLNPNDIESVTVLKDASSAAIYGSRAAFGVVLITTKTPKSGRTLVTVSSNLSFNNRTVEPKLVTNGYEWAKNFNDAFNAWYDYKSTPISVNNIYPFSLEYLESLRQYAENPTGEEAVFNPAKNRYEYFGSTDWYNMVYRDNMPSTEQAMSISGGGEKASYYLSGRYFYQDGLFNYNSDKFNKYNVRGKGEVKVTDWLTFQNNMELSTYDYHYPMFADGDGNIWRQFEHQGFPMAVIYNPDGTYTHSAAYTGIASFIEGSNASDLNNTVLRNTAGVIVKPVAGLTLKGDLTYSRTWQDETRTNNYINFSNSPGVIDRFGRSLLRELGERTKYIAGNITASYSKKFADKHDFNALLGYNVESQTFKKLNAQRDGIIMPEKPDFNLMDGLNYNITGGGEEWAYIGLFYRVNYAYDNKYLFEVNGRYDGSSKFPENQRYGFFPSVSGGWVVSNETFFAPVKNTVSNLKFRASYGSLGNGNINPYRYMEQMGVAKTGVILNGVQPSYTSLPAVIPDGLTWEKSTTFNAGVDLGFFGNSLNFTFDWYNRMTYDMFTLGEPLPNVFGAAVPSGNYADMSTKGWELTVNYNNQFELAGKPFNWGINGSLWDSRSHITRFNNPKFKLSSYYVGQEIGEIWGYQTLGFFTSEEEIANHADQSFIKNSNNNVWLPGDLKFADLPDASGKTDGVINAGDNTVNNPGDRRVIGNKSPRYQFGFNLSGRWNGIGVSAFFQGVGKRDYYFSPEAGLFYGPYNRPYGYQPTKMMENIWTEENPDAYFPRYRGYTALGTDRSLGAPQTRYLQDISYLRLKTLTVDYSFPQRWVEKTKLGSIQVFATAQNLFTFSNLFKHTDNFDPEVIEKPLGELTNGSGEGYAYPMLKTTTFGVNISF, from the coding sequence ATGAAAACATATTTACCAATATTTCTATTGGCAGGGACGCTTTTGTCTCTGCCCATGGATACCCATGCTTCAAATTTGCGGATTGAATTGATGCATGCTGCGGAAATGCAGCAGACAATTTCCGGAAAAGTAGTCGATGGATCGGGAAATCCGATTGAAAGTGCAACGGTAACCATTCAAGGTTCCAACCGTGCCACAGCAACGGATAAAAACGGACAGTTTACACTGGAATCCTCCAAATCCGATATCACTTTGGTGGTATCTTATGTTGGCTTTACGACAAAGACTCATAAGGTGGAAGGCGATCCAAACGCCATTGTCATCCAATTGGATAACAAGAACGATCTGGATGAGGTTGTCGTTGTCGGATATGGCACGCAGAAGAAAGCCAACTTGACGGGGGCCGTGTCGCAGATCAGTTCCGAAGCATTGGAAAACCGCCCGGCATCCAGCCTGAGCAGGATGTTGCAGGGCCAGCTTCCCAACTTGAACCTGGTCATGGCTGATGGAAGCCCAACTAGGAGTGCAACATTCAATGTGCGGGGGACTACCTCCATAGGTGCCGGCGGTAGTGCGCTGGTGCTGATCGATGGGGTGGAAGGAAATCCGGATATGCTGAATCCGAACGATATCGAAAGTGTAACGGTTTTAAAGGATGCTTCCTCGGCAGCCATTTACGGTTCACGAGCTGCCTTCGGGGTGGTCCTGATCACCACGAAAACACCAAAATCTGGCCGAACACTGGTAACAGTAAGTTCCAATCTGTCGTTCAACAACCGGACGGTGGAACCTAAGTTGGTGACGAATGGCTATGAATGGGCGAAGAATTTCAATGATGCATTCAATGCGTGGTACGATTATAAATCAACACCAATTTCCGTAAATAACATCTACCCATTTTCACTGGAATATCTAGAGTCTCTGCGTCAATATGCTGAAAACCCAACCGGTGAAGAGGCTGTTTTCAATCCAGCAAAAAACCGGTACGAATATTTCGGAAGTACAGATTGGTATAATATGGTCTACCGCGACAATATGCCGAGTACAGAACAGGCCATGAGTATCTCCGGAGGTGGCGAGAAAGCATCCTATTACCTGTCTGGACGATACTTTTACCAAGATGGTTTGTTCAATTACAACTCCGATAAATTCAACAAATACAACGTCCGTGGTAAGGGCGAGGTAAAGGTGACGGATTGGTTGACTTTCCAGAACAACATGGAATTGAGTACCTACGATTACCATTACCCGATGTTCGCCGACGGTGATGGCAATATCTGGCGCCAGTTTGAGCACCAGGGATTCCCGATGGCGGTCATCTACAATCCGGATGGAACCTATACCCATTCCGCAGCCTATACGGGGATAGCTTCCTTTATCGAAGGTAGCAATGCTTCCGATCTGAACAACACGGTCTTGCGCAATACAGCTGGTGTGATCGTGAAGCCCGTTGCTGGTTTAACCTTGAAAGGGGATCTAACTTATTCCCGGACCTGGCAGGATGAAACAAGAACCAACAACTACATCAATTTCAGCAACAGCCCGGGTGTGATCGATCGTTTCGGACGCAGCCTCTTGCGCGAGCTTGGTGAGCGGACGAAATATATTGCTGGTAATATCACAGCGAGTTACTCCAAAAAATTTGCTGATAAGCATGATTTCAATGCACTCTTGGGATATAACGTCGAATCACAAACGTTCAAGAAGTTGAATGCACAGCGCGACGGTATCATCATGCCGGAAAAACCGGATTTCAACCTGATGGACGGTCTGAATTATAACATTACCGGTGGTGGTGAGGAATGGGCATATATCGGACTTTTCTACCGTGTGAATTATGCTTACGACAACAAATACCTTTTCGAGGTCAATGGCCGTTATGATGGTTCTTCGAAATTCCCGGAAAATCAACGCTATGGATTCTTCCCTTCTGTTTCCGGTGGATGGGTTGTTTCCAATGAAACCTTCTTTGCGCCTGTGAAAAACACGGTGAGCAACCTCAAATTCCGTGCATCTTATGGTTCACTTGGAAATGGAAACATCAATCCATACCGTTATATGGAGCAGATGGGTGTTGCCAAAACAGGTGTTATCCTGAATGGGGTGCAGCCTAGCTATACTTCACTTCCTGCGGTTATTCCAGATGGCCTGACCTGGGAGAAATCAACGACCTTCAACGCAGGTGTGGACCTGGGCTTCTTCGGAAATTCCTTGAACTTTACCTTCGATTGGTATAACCGGATGACCTATGATATGTTCACCCTCGGAGAACCATTGCCGAATGTATTCGGTGCTGCTGTGCCGTCCGGTAATTACGCCGATATGTCCACCAAAGGCTGGGAATTGACAGTAAACTACAACAACCAATTTGAGTTGGCAGGCAAACCGTTCAACTGGGGTATCAACGGGTCCCTATGGGATAGCAGATCCCACATCACCAGATTCAACAATCCGAAATTCAAACTTTCCAGCTACTACGTTGGTCAGGAAATCGGAGAAATCTGGGGATACCAAACGCTTGGTTTCTTTACTTCCGAGGAGGAGATTGCGAATCATGCAGACCAATCCTTCATCAAAAACTCCAACAACAATGTTTGGTTGCCAGGAGACCTGAAATTCGCTGACCTACCTGATGCCTCCGGAAAAACGGATGGGGTTATCAATGCCGGCGATAATACAGTGAACAACCCTGGAGACCGTCGTGTCATCGGTAATAAATCACCGCGCTACCAATTTGGTTTTAACCTATCGGGGCGTTGGAATGGTATCGGTGTGTCGGCATTCTTCCAAGGGGTCGGAAAACGTGACTATTATTTCAGTCCTGAAGCTGGTCTATTCTATGGCCCATACAACCGTCCGTATGGCTATCAACCGACCAAGATGATGGAAAATATATGGACCGAAGAGAATCCGGATGCGTATTTCCCTAGGTATAGAGGTTATACCGCATTGGGGACAGATCGTTCACTGGGGGCACCGCAGACGCGCTACCTACAGGATATCTCGTACCTGCGCCTGAAAACCCTGACGGTGGATTATTCGTTCCCGCAACGGTGGGTGGAGAAAACAAAACTGGGAAGCATCCAGGTATTTGCGACAGCGCAGAACCTCTTTACCTTCTCCAATTTATTCAAGCATACGGACAACTTTGACCCAGAGGTTATCGAGAAGCCACTCGGGGAGTTGACCAACGGGTCGGGTGAAGGCTATGCCTATCCGATGCTGAAAACGACAACCTTTGGTGTAAACATTTCATTCTAA
- a CDS encoding Sb-PDE family phosphodiesterase, producing MKIKLTILSAFLLSVSGLQAQTDNGVMRLEEFAYPVKRNNLNIPNVNGFQVLKCDFHMHTVFTDGHVWPNVRVQEAWREGLDAISFTEHMEYNPHKDDVKVDHNRSHDLAVNLAKENNIVLVKGTEVTRQTPPGHFNALFIEDANTLVSDNDPKMDQEAIDRVYQQKAFIFWNHPGWQVNKIPGSYEWIDFVEKQYKDKKLHGIEVVNGLGFHKKALDWALDRNLTIIGNTDIHNLIANSYDIEREGVHRTMTLVMAKDRSAAGIREALDVGRTVAWSSNYLFGKEENVRDLMNACVSVSPAYFEKTNAKTKEVTKYYEVKNNSDLYFELELKTGKGTKKLVLYPESTQILTADAGQSVLSYDVVSTYIRSDKHLTFDINLK from the coding sequence ATGAAGATTAAACTAACCATTTTAAGTGCCTTTTTATTGTCCGTATCCGGATTGCAGGCACAGACTGACAACGGCGTAATGCGTTTGGAGGAATTTGCTTACCCCGTGAAAAGAAACAACCTAAATATTCCCAATGTGAATGGTTTTCAAGTGCTGAAATGTGACTTCCATATGCATACTGTATTCACTGACGGTCATGTTTGGCCGAATGTCCGTGTGCAGGAAGCTTGGCGCGAAGGGTTGGATGCGATTTCCTTTACGGAGCACATGGAATACAATCCACACAAAGATGATGTCAAGGTGGATCACAACCGATCACATGATCTTGCCGTTAACCTGGCGAAAGAGAATAACATTGTCTTGGTGAAAGGAACAGAAGTTACCCGCCAAACGCCTCCAGGGCACTTCAATGCTCTTTTTATCGAGGATGCAAATACATTGGTTTCAGATAATGATCCCAAGATGGATCAGGAAGCAATTGATCGTGTATATCAACAAAAAGCCTTTATCTTCTGGAATCATCCAGGATGGCAGGTAAATAAAATTCCGGGTTCCTATGAATGGATTGACTTCGTAGAAAAACAGTACAAGGATAAAAAATTGCATGGTATAGAGGTGGTCAACGGTTTGGGATTTCATAAAAAGGCTTTGGATTGGGCGTTGGATAGAAACTTAACGATCATTGGCAATACGGACATCCACAACTTGATCGCCAATTCTTATGATATTGAACGTGAAGGGGTACATCGTACCATGACCTTAGTGATGGCAAAAGATCGTAGCGCTGCTGGCATTCGGGAAGCCCTAGATGTAGGACGTACGGTGGCTTGGTCCAGCAATTACCTGTTTGGGAAGGAAGAAAACGTACGGGATCTGATGAATGCCTGTGTAAGCGTTTCTCCAGCGTATTTCGAAAAAACGAATGCGAAAACCAAGGAAGTAACCAAATATTATGAAGTGAAGAACAACAGCGACCTGTATTTCGAATTGGAATTGAAAACTGGAAAAGGAACCAAAAAACTGGTGCTCTACCCAGAATCCACACAGATCCTTACGGCAGATGCAGGGCAGTCCGTCCTGAGTTATGATGTCGTATCGACCTACATCCGAAGTGATAAGCACCTAACATTTGATATCAACCTAAAATAA